The DNA region CTGGCCTCAGTGTGGGGGAGGTTTGTGGCTGGCAGGAGGCTGGGACTGGCAGTCCTCCTGGTCTGTGCTTTGTGACATGAGCAAAAGGGTGACTCCATCAGGTCTGTGCTGTACTCTGCTCTCAACACCCTCttctgccccaccccctccccaaataaTATGTTGACCACGTAAGAAGGTTGACCAGAGTCATAGGTACCATATGGGGACAAAGGACAGACGGACCTGATGGATCCTCATAAGAATGAACCTGGAACCCAAGACTGTATCCTAACCATTGAGCAATCAGACAATGTTGTGCTATGAAATCACACACTGAAGCCAAAGGCAAGAATGTGGTAGAACCAACAAAGCTGGTTTCTGTGGAAAGCCAAGATGATTCACCTAAAGATGCCTGGCCTCCCAGTAGCCGGCCCTGATTTTCTTAGCCCAAAGGAGGATATCCTCTGAAATCCTCTGGAGCAATTGAGTTTGTACTTATGACActctgaaaaaattttttttcttgtattgcaGTTGTTTTGTCCTCATTCCTGGTAccacctttttttccctttgcctcaTTTTAAAAGCTTATACCTAATACAATGCAGCTTTAAAAGACATCTTGGGAGTAAGGTATGGTATAAATCAGTCAACAACAAGTCTTGTTAGATTTTAAGTTCAAGAGGGGAGAATTCATGTCCCATTAACCTTTATCAATCCCACAGcattaatgaaaacatatttgttgaataaattgacATTGTGATAACAGTATGGTAAAGTAAAAACATTCTTTGGCTTTTAAAAGAAGttgacatttttaattttttttccccctgggagATCACCGCCTGTACTAGAGTATTCACATAAATGTTtatcttttatgtttaaaaatttcatCTCTCCTAACCATACACCTGCTGTCTGTGCTTGtagctttttttcttgatgtgattTGCcaaagtttcatcccttttatagGTCTTTTTGGAGAAAAGCAACCCTTAGATTTATTTATTCTgcctagtttttgtttgttttctaatagaacagatatatttatttcagcaaaattataaagtaaaactacaaagaaacaaaaatatttgataCTGAGTCACAATTTTGTAAGGCAGAAAGTTAACAATAATCAGCATAAGTACAATAAATTATAAAGATCTGTTGATATTTTAATGGGGGAAAATAGCcagaagaaacacaaaaatactttaaaatacagCATCATTGCCACAGCACATGAGAACATTTCCATAAAAAATTAACTATTTCCTCTTAGACACTTCATCTTTCAGCCCTCTTTGAATTTACATTCTGAAATCTTGATTTTCTACTTCAGTTTATAAACTAGCCATTCTCTCATTCCATGGACCCACAAAGATCAGTCCCATCACAAGCAAATAAAAGGACCACTTCTTGTTAGAGATACAGCACTTCAAGGCTAATATTTAATCTTAATTGGCAAAATGTTTAgtgcaaataaaattatatttagcaGCTTAGAAAATTCCTGGTGGGGAGGCATTCACCTCATAACCCTTACTGCATCCCCAGAACAAAATCATTTCTGACTTTTCATGAGTATGAACATTGGCCGTTCAAACCTACTGAAAACTACTGATGCTAATTCTGCTGTTTGCTACACAGGGAGTTTCCATAAAAGATGGTTTCAGTCACTATGCAAATGAGCCATACAGTTTTTACATTTGGAAAGTTCCCCTCAggttgatgtttttttaaaaaagcagggtCTGAATGTCAGTCACAACTGGACCTTACCCAACTGCTTCTCTGATACGAGGCATTAATCATTTCTTGTGCTGGCCAGCAAAGGTTGCATTCAAAGAAAGACCTGACGATGGGGCAGAGGAATCTCTTAAAGCAACTTCTACTCTCCAGTAATAATTTTACTGCACAGATTTGAAtgccaaaaaaaaggggggggaaagaagaggaggagccaTCTGATTTCAAACCTGGTGTTTTCCACTCTCAGCCAAGATTTGTTCTCCAAATGAATGGAAGCCAGAGAGCTCCTAGCCAGAGAGAGGATTTTGTTTGAGCTTCATCAATTCCTTGAATTGCCTCTCTTCTTGTTGGACATCTGTTTCCTCTCTAGCCAAGGCCTGGGGTAGCTGCTTGGGGGAATAGTGTGGCCTGCTGTGCCCAGatctgtgatggcaagggaaggagaagaacAGCCGGGTTTTAAGCACCTGACTCTGTTCCTTGTCTACGTTCACTGTCCCAAGGACTTGAGCCATCAAAAAGCTTGGACGACCTCTGAGGTCCAGGATGTGCTGACGCAGAATCCAGGGAGGTAAACACTAGGTAGGCCATCTCACTTGGCCTCTCGACCAATTCCTCAgcaatttttccattccccctgGATTCTCTCACTGAATAGCTCAAGGATGGGGGTGTGGAGGCCATGTTGGAGAGAGGGGCTCCCCTCAGTCACTATACTCTTCTCTTTCCCTTAGACTGGGGAATTTCTCATACTGGTTGGCTGACTTCCATTTGCTGTGCTGACTTTTCAGCAGTGCGGCAAAGGAAGCCTTTCGAGTGACATTTCTAGATATTTCCCGGCTCTTGGCCTTCCTGGTGGGGGAAGAGCTTCGAACCAAGGGATAGGTGGAAAAAATGGGCTTGCCCCGTGGGGCTTCCAGTAGCTGCCATACTTCCCCAGAGGTATTACTGGTCAGATACTGCCAAGGCTTCTTCCCACTGCTGTCCCGGACGTTCACACGAGATGCCAACCTTTGCACTAGCAATTTGATGATCCCCTGGTGGCCATGAATGGCTGCAAGGTGCAGCGGGGTATACCCACAACTGGATTTCACATTTACATCAAGAGCAATCCCTGCTTTCTGTGCGCCTGAGACCAAGTCCTGAAGGGCCCTGAGGTCACCGTGTTTGGCTATCCAGTGCAAGGCAGTGTACCCAGTCAAAAAGTCTTTGTGCAAAGCCAGCTGGGGGTCCTCCCAGAACAAAGTCAACACCTGAATCCAAGAGCCACTGGCAAGCTTCACAATCCAttcatgctccctggcatcaagAGGGACCAAGGATGACTTGTGCTCGGAAGATCTGGGGGGGATCAAGGCTGCAGGCCTCTCCCCTCCAGGGGCCcatgagctgtgtggatgaccaCACTCAACAACAGTAGCCTTATTGTCTGCAGGTTTTGGTGTCAAAGCGGCATCCACCCTCGGGCTGGACATTGCTCCCACCTTCGAGGGTTTCCTGGACCGGGGAGGGCGCCGGCTCCTTTTCAGCAAATCCTCCTCGAGGCACTCCTCATCAGAGGAGGACAATTTGGCTCTCTCTGCCCTAGAACTCCTCCTTAGGGATCTCCTTAATTTGGGGACAGGCCAGGGCAAAGGCTGAGGGTGGCCTGCAAGGCCACCAGCTCCTATTGGGACGGGCTGAGAAGGGTGACCATCCTCTCTGTTCCTGAGGCCCTGAAGGCTCCTGCTGGGGCTGCCCTCCTTTGGAGAAGGGGCCCCAGCTGGATTCCTGAGCCTTCTCCCATCTGGGGCTCCCGGGGCAAGGTACAGCCCTTCTTCAGAACCCCCAGGGGACTCTTTGGGTCCACTGCTGCTCTCCTCACTGCCGTGGCTCTCCTGGTCCACAAAGTCCTCCAGATCTTGTAGGGAGAGCTGACAACGAATGCTACGAAAGACTGCCAGCGGTGACTTCCCGGGCCAGGATTCCGAAACAGCGGGAAAGAGAGaatgagggggaggagggaggtccgGTGGTGCTGGCTTAGATACCGGGACCCAGAAGCCCGGCTCCGAGGGCAGCTGGGGGAAGTTGTCTGGCAGTATCGACCAGGCTCGGATGGGACCCTGGTCTCGGGCCTCGGGTATCTGGGGGTGTCTGGCCACCCACTCTCGAGTgcgctgctgctgcttctgcaggGTCGAataatgcagggagcccggggtCACCAGCTCGGGCGGCTCTCCGGCGAgagtggggcaggacaggagagcAGGTGGGGAAGCCCCGCTCCCAGCAGCCTCGACGGTTGTGGGAAGAGAGCGGGGTGCGGCGGACACCGGCGGGGGCTCCGCGGGCGCACCTTCCGGCTGCGGCCTGGGAGCCCCGCGGTCGTCCTGGGCAGGCGGGGCCGGCGCCGGCTTCTCCCAGGCGCTGGCGGTGGCGGTGGGGGGGTCGGGGAGTGAGCCGAGCAGCGGCTCGCCCGGGAGTCCCCCCAGGCCGTTCTGGAGGCATTCCCAGCAGCGGCGGCCCTGCGTCTCGGCCGCCGCACACCTCGTTCCGTCCTGGGCGGCCGCAGGCACCGGCGCCCTGTGGCCAGAGCTGCCCCTCCGCCGGCTGCCTCTCCGGGCCGCCTCCCGGGCCCCGCTGGCGGGGAGTCCATTGCAACCTGCTTCGGCGGCCGGGTCTGCGGTACCTGCTGGCTCCTCCTCTAGCTCCTTctcgcgccgccgccgccggggttGGTGCGGCGGAGGCTGCGGCGGCTCCCCACTGCGCGCGAGGAGCGGGAAGCTGGGCGCAGCTCCCCCTGCAGGGGCGGCGGCCGCGGGCGGGTCTCTGGGTCgctgcagcccctcctcccccaaaagGTCCCTGTACCTCCTCTTGAGCACCACGTACTTGGTGCCGTCGGGGTCCTGGCGCACTGCGGCCACCGAGTTGACGAAGCCCTTGAAAAGCTCGCGGCGGCGCTGCTGCTGGCTGGGGGGCGTATCGGGGTCTCGGAGGAAGCTCCTGAAGTGGCTCAGCAAGGCGGCGTTGGTCACTCGGCCCCCGGCCTGGCACAGAAAGTCCAGTAGTGCCTCCTGGCTCAACTCTCGGGCCATCGCTGCCCCGTCGTCCCCTGGCCCCGAGGTGCCTGCGTCTCGCCCTCCCTGCGCTCTCCCCCGCCAACAGAAACCCTGGCCTGGCGTCTGTCACCTGCGCCCGGGGCGGCGCCACCCGCCTCCATCAGCCGCGGCCTGCTTGCAGCCCCAGAACGTGCCAAGAGGGCTGCGGGTCCCCGCGCGCAGCCCAGGGTGGGAGAGGGCGGCTCCCAGGCCGCCCCTGCGCGATGCGCGCCTCGCGCAGCTAGTCCCCGCTGCGAAAGTTCCCGGGATAGGTCGGAGTCGGTTTCACCTGCGCCCTGGCGACGCCTCCTCCCCGGCTCTGGGGAAAGGGCCCGGCCCGCCTCCTCCTGTCCCTCCGCCCTCTGAggtctcccccacccctgccacccatCCCAGATGAGTCAGGCTGGTCCGAGCCCGGAAGAGCGCCGTAGGTGAGGTCGCCAGCTAGCCGGAGCCGGCAACGTACAGCTCGGCAGGTCGCGCAGCCGCTCCCGGGCCGGGAAATGGAAGGCAGGTAGGCGACCCGCCGCTCCTTCAGGTTGCGGCCACGTAGGAAACGAAAACAATAGACCTGTTCTTGCCCTCTCCTTTCGCTTCGTTAGTCACAGCTGAAGCCGCTGGGTGGGGAAGAAGGTGCAAATGAACCAGCATCTTGCTGTCTCTCCAAAACATACCTTTATTAACGATGTAGGCTATTAATTTCAGATACCCTGAGGCAGTACCGAGGTCGGGGAAAACTCATTTTGCATCCAAAACAAGCCTATCTTGATCTGGGGATACTGCGGGGGAGGCTCCTCCGGACACTGGCTCCTAGGGATCCAAATACACCGAAGTCTGTACCGAAAAGAGAAATCACTCTGAAGATTACAGGTTGGTTACAGGAAAAAGGAAGGCTTTTTCCTTCCTGACAGTCTCACGTTAAGGTGCCGGAAAAATCTAATTTGATGTTGAATTCCCTAGTAACTGAGATGAACAGGAATTACGTCTCGACAGTTATTTGgtgcctttgtttttatttagtccAAAATTTATGAACAGAGAGATTTGTACAGTCTCTTGTGTTAGCTTGAGTGGTGAAGTCTTTCCCTCTGAATGTGAGGTTTCCTCCACACCTTCAGAATGTTAATAAGCATTACAGGCTCCTTGACTTGACCCTGTTGCTCCCAACACTGGAATGTCTGCTTGACTCTAATTCTCCACTGCGGGGCCGTGAACTTCCTAATTCCACGTCCATTTGTAGACTAGAGCTTGAAAAACTCTAGTTTCAAAACATTGGCCTCTTCAGGACAGTAGAACCACAGCACGTTTCCTAACAGCTGCTTTCCCCCGACATTTCACTTGTCCACATGTTGATCCTGCCCTTTCTGTAATAATCCTTCTGGTCTTATCCTGTTTCTTTATCAGTCCTAGCTACATGCCAAAAATACTTTCCTTGTTTTATCTACTTACCTATCTGACTCCACGACCTCTCCCATTCTTTTCTTTAGCTGtcttcttatttctttcctttgtgaCTGGTTGTTTATCCTCAGCCCCAACTGTGACAGCAAATATGCTTATTTTTTTGGAATGCTCTGTTGGCTATATTTCCTATTTTCTCCTGCCCTGTCAATGCCAGTCTTCCTTCCTGTACTCCCCTCATCTTTccactctttcttcttttgctctacTATTTCTAATTGTTTCATGTGTCCCTGTTCTTTTTGCTGAGGGAGGGTATTGAAAGTATGTTGGCCGCACAATTGTCAACATGTGTTAGCATGGGCCAATATTACTGATACCACGTAGGCCACGTTAACTGGGCTTTGTTTTGAGTCTCCAGCATACCCTGGTACTTTTCCATGAATGAATTGCAGTCCTTGGCTTTAAATTATTTAGGTCAGAAAGAAGAACTGGGAaacattgttttctattttcagcATTTTCTTGAATCCAAACCCAATACTGGGTTAAGAGGGGGTGAGTGTTTTCCACTGAGCTCTCTACCTTAACGTCAAGCCTTtagaatagttattaaaataaaggttTTGTGTTAATCTTTAGCTtccttttgtgtgtctgtgttttttgttttgtttttttcctgatggAAGCTTGATGGAACTTGCCAGGTGTGTCCACAACTGGGGCAGGAGGGAGTCCAAACAGAAAACTCAGGGGGGCACTGAAGAGTGCAAGTGGAAAGAATCCCCCTTTGGTACTTTCCAAAACTCTGGTTACAAAATAGGGGACTTGTGGCAAGAGGGGGTGATGATGTAGAGGTTTGAACTTGAAGCACTTAGgactagaaagaaaggaaggggtcATTAAAGTCATGGTTGTTGAAGTCAGATTATCTTTAGTTGAGGGTGGAATTAGCAGGTCTGGAGGAGTAGAAaacagggaaagggaagaaaaaaaacccattgCTTTAGCTTTCTGGATGCCCAGGTGGTTTGGTGTCCagatcttctctcttcctttttctctctcttgtctcAGGTTAAGGTGATAGTCAATTAGAATGCTCTTCACCTTATCTCAGGGAACATTTTTATGCTTCTCTCATGTATAGTTCCtcatcttcaaaaatatttgtgggGCACCTATGTTGCCCTGGTAGTGCTGGAAGTGAGTACAAAGAACACATGCTTGAGAGCTCACTATTTACTGGGAGCAACAAACAAGAGAAATGGCTTAAACTTGCGCGTTAAGTGCATCAGATGCTGGAAAAATTGAGAAGCAGCACATAAAGGAAGAGCCTAGACTCAGTTTGGGGGATTTTGGGACAATTTTCCAATAAGAGGCAACTTGGGGTAGGGGATGTGAGGAAGAGGCAGAGGAAACATTGGTGCAAAAGCACCAAGATCTGGCTCAGCAGAGTCTATCTGGGGAGCTAACTGCAAACAGATCTACCTGGCTTTAAGGAAGAGGATGTGTGAGGATGTGCTGGAAACAAGACTTGCAAAAGTAGGAGGGAGTCAGAAGATGAAGGACctggggagtggaggtggggtggggaggggagtctTTGAAGAATTTTTGGGAGGGTAGTGACCCGACCAGATTTGTACTTTAGAAAGATTATCCTGGAGGTAATTGCTGGTTTGGAATCATGACCCATATTAACAAGTAAAAATAGCACTTTGCAGAGCAATAATGAATTTAACCAAATCTAAGACACCATTGACTGTATGATACAGtttgatttcagagatgttaaaatgtgtgtgtgtgtcgggggaaGTGCCGTTTAAAGTAGACGAAATACAGcatgtttaataaaattatatttttagaaagaaaagtgtATTGGGAATAAGATTTGAGGATTGGATCGGGGTAACTACCTTTTTCTTTACAGCCTTATGAACTGTTGGCTATCTTACAATGAGAGTATATTCCTTTTTAGTTTGAAAAAGAcactaaaggaaaaaaagccaTAAATGAATAACAATGACAAAGGGACAAAAAGCAATATCAGATCTttagactggaggagggagatggaggCCAGCAGGAAGAACAGTCTGGAAATTACTGAGATGATCCAGAAAAGGGAGCCAAATGTCTAAGTTCAGCAGtgtcagagaaagagagatgaatggatggattggAGAGATAGGGGGCCAAGTCAATAGGATTTGGAGCCAGAGGAGTCTGGGGGTGAGGAGTAAGCTGGCTTCTCTCATGCATCTGGCCTGAGTCTCTGGATGGACGGTTGTAACCATATACACAAATAGTAAATGTAGAACAAAGTCAGTTTTGGAAATGGGAAAGATGATCAATTCAATTTGGGACATATTAAGTTGAGGTGCCTACAGGCCATAAAAACAGGAATGTCTAGGAGGCAGTTGGCCATATAGGTTGGAGGCTCCAAGAATGTATGACTTCAGTATATATAAACGGTCATCTAAGCCACAGGTGATGATAAAATTGCTTAGAAAGAGATATGCCAGCAGTGGGAAAGGAGCAGGGTGGAGGGTGAATCCACATTTaccaaggagaaagaggaaaataaacctGTTAGGAGACTTAGAAGGAGCAGCTAGATGGGGAAGAGGAACACCACTGAGCGTGGTATCATGGAAGCACAGAAGCAGAATGGGGAACAGCTTTCTAGAGTTGACGCCAAGTTAGATAAGAAGTGAAATGTGACCATAGCCTGTTAGGTCGCTGGGGCCAGGTCTGGAGCAGTTTCAGAAGAGTGGTGGGGACAGACATCAGGTTACAGAGGGGTGCAGAGTGAGTAGGGTAAGAAAGACTTGACcatgaaaggaaggagaaagagaattctAGATATGGAGAATATCAGATCATGTAACCTAAGATTTGTTTTTGGTAGTTGTTAGAAGAGATATGATCATGTCTATGTGCTGAGGGAAAAAAGCCAAGAGAGGATAAGTTGAAAGACCTAGAGGAGAGGGTAAATAATTGATGAAAcagggcatgggggtggggctggagtcCAGAGTCCAGGTGGAGAGATTACCTGGGACAGGACAGAGAGAGACACTTTTCCCATtgagaacagaaagaagaaaaaatggctATTGAATTAATTAGGGGGCTAAGAGATCAGGAGAAAAGATCTGAAGAAGTCTTGATGGGGCTGAAAAGTAGGTACAAAGGCAGTAAGTGTATATAGAGCTTGAAGTTTAGGTTACTGTACGCAGGGCATCAAATATTCTTAGGTCTTGGAGCTTAAGGTTTCCAAAGTGGGATCATTTGGaggtgatgacaaggttcagagTGTGACCATATGTAGTGGAAGTGAGAGGCACTGGAGGAGATAACATCACGGAACTGTGAGACAGGGTGTTGAATGAGTCACGCAGGTTGCTGAAGTCATCTAGGATGGAGAGGATAACCATGAATCATGTACGTAAGTCTTTAGTACCATGGTATGAGTAACACAAATGGCATTTTGCCAGGAGCAATCGCTCTGCTAACAGTGTAGTATTGTGACTGACACGTGTGTGTCATGTTCCAGATTACTGTCCTTTATTTGAACCTCAAAACAAGTATGGGACCTGTGTAGGACAGAGATCATCGTCTTGCAGGAAGTAGCTCTCCTTGCtatcaatatgtatgtatgttttgtaGGATGTATTCTGATATGCTT from Mesoplodon densirostris isolate mMesDen1 chromosome 1, mMesDen1 primary haplotype, whole genome shotgun sequence includes:
- the SOWAHB gene encoding ankyrin repeat domain-containing protein SOWAHB, with translation MARELSQEALLDFLCQAGGRVTNAALLSHFRSFLRDPDTPPSQQQRRRELFKGFVNSVAAVRQDPDGTKYVVLKRRYRDLLGEEGLQRPRDPPAAAAPAGGAAPSFPLLARSGEPPQPPPHQPRRRRREKELEEEPAGTADPAAEAGCNGLPASGAREAARRGSRRRGSSGHRAPVPAAAQDGTRCAAAETQGRRCWECLQNGLGGLPGEPLLGSLPDPPTATASAWEKPAPAPPAQDDRGAPRPQPEGAPAEPPPVSAAPRSLPTTVEAAGSGASPPALLSCPTLAGEPPELVTPGSLHYSTLQKQQQRTREWVARHPQIPEARDQGPIRAWSILPDNFPQLPSEPGFWVPVSKPAPPDLPPPPHSLFPAVSESWPGKSPLAVFRSIRCQLSLQDLEDFVDQESHGSEESSSGPKESPGGSEEGLYLAPGAPDGRRLRNPAGAPSPKEGSPSRSLQGLRNREDGHPSQPVPIGAGGLAGHPQPLPWPVPKLRRSLRRSSRAERAKLSSSDEECLEEDLLKRSRRPPRSRKPSKVGAMSSPRVDAALTPKPADNKATVVECGHPHSSWAPGGERPAALIPPRSSEHKSSLVPLDAREHEWIVKLASGSWIQVLTLFWEDPQLALHKDFLTGYTALHWIAKHGDLRALQDLVSGAQKAGIALDVNVKSSCGYTPLHLAAIHGHQGIIKLLVQRLASRVNVRDSSGKKPWQYLTSNTSGEVWQLLEAPRGKPIFSTYPLVRSSSPTRKAKSREISRNVTRKASFAALLKSQHSKWKSANQYEKFPSLREREEYSD